Proteins encoded together in one Salarchaeum sp. JOR-1 window:
- a CDS encoding NAD(P)/FAD-dependent oxidoreductase, protein MSDVLVVGGGAAGLSAGLFTAKNGLETKVFDTDGTWLHKAHLFNYLGIRSIDGSVFHERARKHASDDHGAELHDDEEVESVTKKDDGRFHVVTGEDEYESEYLVLATGANRDLAEELGADFDGDVVGVGVDMETSVENAYATGAMVRDQEWQAVISAGDGAAAALDILSKEEGEHFHDFDVPDDV, encoded by the coding sequence ATGTCTGACGTACTCGTCGTCGGCGGTGGCGCGGCAGGACTGAGCGCTGGACTGTTCACCGCCAAGAACGGCCTCGAAACGAAGGTGTTCGACACGGACGGAACGTGGCTCCACAAGGCCCACCTGTTCAACTACCTCGGCATCCGCTCCATCGACGGGAGTGTGTTCCACGAGCGCGCGCGAAAGCACGCGAGCGACGACCACGGCGCGGAACTCCACGACGACGAGGAAGTCGAGTCCGTCACGAAGAAAGACGACGGTCGGTTCCACGTCGTGACTGGCGAGGACGAGTACGAGTCGGAGTACCTCGTGCTCGCGACGGGCGCGAACCGCGACCTCGCGGAGGAACTCGGCGCTGACTTCGACGGCGACGTGGTCGGCGTGGGCGTCGACATGGAGACGAGTGTCGAGAACGCGTACGCGACCGGCGCGATGGTGCGCGACCAGGAGTGGCAGGCCGTCATCTCCGCGGGCGACGGCGCGGCCGCCGCGCTCGACATCCTCTCGAAGGAGGAGGGCGAGCACTTCCACGACTTCGACGTGCCCGACGACGTCTAG
- a CDS encoding SRPBCC family protein has product MAIYEREVRVDAPLDDVWAFHSRVEGLEELTPAWAGLRVESVVGPDGAPDPGVLEPGARIRMSAGLPGFGPRQSWTSVIAEREERDGVAYFVDEMVGGPFESWRHTHLFYAESDDRTLIRDRVRYELPFGAPAALGRPGLDMMFRARHRRTRERFSGL; this is encoded by the coding sequence ATGGCGATCTACGAGCGCGAGGTGCGCGTCGACGCGCCGCTCGACGACGTGTGGGCGTTCCACTCCCGCGTCGAAGGGCTCGAGGAACTGACACCCGCGTGGGCCGGTCTCCGCGTCGAGTCCGTCGTCGGCCCCGATGGCGCGCCCGACCCAGGCGTCCTCGAACCCGGCGCGCGCATCCGAATGTCCGCCGGACTCCCCGGGTTCGGCCCCCGGCAGTCCTGGACGTCCGTCATCGCCGAGCGCGAGGAACGCGACGGGGTCGCGTACTTCGTGGACGAGATGGTGGGCGGGCCGTTCGAGTCCTGGCGACACACACACCTGTTCTACGCGGAGTCCGACGACCGGACGCTGATTCGCGACCGCGTCCGGTACGAACTCCCGTTCGGCGCGCCCGCCGCGCTCGGCCGCCCCGGCCTCGATATGATGTTTCGCGCGCGCCACCGCCGAACCCGAGAGCGCTTCTCCGGCCTGTAG
- the moaA gene encoding GTP 3',8-cyclase MoaA, giving the protein MREDSFGREVSGVRVSLTDRCNFDCVYCHNEGLGDTRGPMDARDHEMSADDVVRFLEVAAEYDVDSVKFTGGEPMLRDDLEDIIRRTPNSMEVSMTTNGTFLPGRAEDLVDAGLERVNVSQDALDREQFKHVTQSGAYDRVLEGVEAALDAGLDPVKLNMVVFEKTAGYVPGMVEHVAENSGLQLQLIEFMPELVGKPEWAVDIDRVHDWLAEQADEVEHREMHDRKRYWVNGGMVEIVDPVGNANFCANCHRVRVTHEGYLKGCLNRNDDLKSMGEMTRPEIRGAFERTVDERVPFYGEYMVRDGDGGWEVNEKYVTA; this is encoded by the coding sequence ATGCGCGAGGACTCGTTCGGACGGGAGGTCTCAGGGGTGCGGGTCTCTCTCACCGACCGCTGTAACTTCGACTGCGTCTACTGCCACAACGAGGGGCTCGGGGACACGCGGGGGCCGATGGACGCGCGCGACCACGAGATGAGCGCGGACGACGTGGTTCGGTTCCTCGAAGTCGCCGCCGAGTACGACGTGGATTCGGTGAAGTTCACGGGAGGAGAGCCGATGCTCCGGGACGATCTCGAAGACATCATTCGCCGGACGCCGAACTCGATGGAGGTGTCGATGACGACGAACGGAACGTTCCTCCCCGGGCGAGCCGAAGATCTCGTGGACGCGGGACTGGAGCGCGTGAACGTCAGTCAGGACGCTCTCGACCGAGAGCAGTTCAAGCACGTCACGCAGTCCGGCGCGTACGACCGCGTGCTGGAGGGCGTGGAAGCGGCGCTCGACGCCGGCCTCGATCCGGTGAAGCTCAACATGGTCGTCTTCGAGAAGACCGCGGGCTACGTTCCCGGGATGGTCGAGCACGTCGCGGAGAACTCGGGGCTCCAGCTCCAGCTCATCGAGTTCATGCCCGAACTCGTCGGGAAGCCCGAGTGGGCGGTCGACATCGACCGCGTGCACGACTGGCTCGCAGAGCAGGCGGACGAGGTAGAGCACCGCGAGATGCACGACCGCAAGCGCTACTGGGTGAACGGGGGGATGGTGGAAATCGTCGACCCGGTGGGGAACGCGAACTTCTGCGCGAACTGCCATCGGGTGCGCGTCACGCACGAAGGATATCTCAAAGGCTGTCTGAACCGGAACGACGACCTGAAATCGATGGGAGAGATGACGAGACCCGAGATCCGCGGAGCGTTCGAGCGAACGGTGGACGAGCGCGTGCCGTTCTACGGCGAGTACATGGTTCGGGACGGTGACGGCGGTTGGGAAGTCAACGAGAAGTACGTGACAGCGTGA
- a CDS encoding thiamine pyrophosphate-dependent enzyme, whose product MSAFSAIGNDREVDQNEFTPGIEPQPTWCPGCGDFGVLKALKGAMAELGKDPEEVLLCTGIGCSGKLNSYFDSYGFHTIHGRSLPVARAAKLANSDLEVVAAGGDGDGYGIGGNHFMHTARENHDMTYIVFNNEVFGLTKGQTSPTSPQGHKSKTQPEGNAKAPIRPLSLGLTSGASYVARTAAVNPNQAKEILVEAMEHDGFSHVDFLTQCPTWNKDAKQYVPYVDIQDSDDYDFDVSDRREAQEMMHETEDALYEGTVLTGRYYVEEGRRSYQQEKRHRGSMPEQPLAERYFDDDAEWERSFDYIDRHK is encoded by the coding sequence ATGAGTGCATTCAGCGCAATCGGTAACGACCGCGAGGTCGACCAGAACGAATTCACGCCCGGTATCGAACCGCAGCCGACCTGGTGTCCGGGCTGCGGGGACTTCGGCGTCCTCAAGGCCCTCAAGGGTGCGATGGCGGAGCTCGGGAAGGATCCCGAGGAAGTCCTGCTCTGCACCGGCATCGGTTGCTCGGGCAAACTGAACAGCTACTTCGACAGTTACGGCTTCCACACGATTCACGGTCGCTCGCTCCCGGTCGCGCGCGCGGCGAAGCTCGCGAACTCCGACCTCGAAGTCGTCGCCGCCGGTGGCGACGGTGACGGGTACGGCATCGGCGGGAACCACTTCATGCACACCGCCCGCGAGAACCACGACATGACCTACATCGTGTTCAACAACGAGGTCTTCGGGCTGACAAAGGGCCAGACGTCGCCCACGTCGCCGCAGGGTCACAAGTCGAAGACCCAGCCGGAAGGGAACGCGAAAGCGCCCATCCGTCCGCTCTCGCTCGGCCTCACGTCGGGTGCGTCCTACGTGGCGCGCACGGCCGCCGTGAACCCGAACCAGGCGAAGGAAATCCTCGTCGAGGCGATGGAGCACGACGGCTTCAGCCACGTCGACTTCCTCACGCAGTGCCCGACGTGGAACAAGGACGCGAAGCAGTACGTGCCCTACGTGGACATCCAGGACTCCGACGACTACGACTTCGACGTGTCCGACCGCCGGGAGGCCCAGGAGATGATGCACGAGACCGAGGACGCCCTCTACGAGGGCACCGTGCTCACGGGCCGCTACTACGTGGAGGAGGGCCGCCGATCCTACCAGCAGGAGAAGCGCCACCGCGGCTCGATGCCGGAGCAGCCGCTCGCGGAGCGCTACTTCGACGACGACGCCGAGTGGGAGCGGTCGTTCGACTACATCGACCGCCACAAGTAG
- the lrpA1 gene encoding HTH-type transcriptional regulator LrpA1, which produces MSSESTEDRILSALEADAQASYADIAEDAGVSKPTVRKYINKLEDEGVIVGYSADVDPKKLSGQSIAMVGIDVASEQYVDATRALKQLESVHALYTSSGDHMLMAEVRAADGDELGAVISDAILEIDGVTAAHPSFLQERLK; this is translated from the coding sequence GTGAGTAGTGAATCGACCGAGGACCGAATCCTGTCGGCGCTCGAAGCGGACGCGCAGGCCTCGTACGCCGATATCGCCGAGGACGCCGGTGTCTCCAAGCCTACGGTCCGGAAGTACATCAACAAACTCGAAGACGAGGGCGTCATCGTCGGCTACTCGGCCGACGTAGACCCGAAGAAGCTCTCGGGACAGAGCATCGCGATGGTCGGGATCGACGTCGCGAGCGAACAGTACGTCGACGCGACGCGCGCGCTGAAGCAACTGGAGAGCGTGCACGCGCTCTACACGTCCAGCGGCGACCACATGCTGATGGCAGAAGTGCGCGCGGCGGACGGCGACGAACTCGGTGCTGTGATCTCCGACGCAATACTCGAAATCGACGGCGTCACCGCCGCTCACCCCTCCTTCCTACAGGAACGCCTCAAATAG
- a CDS encoding Mrp/NBP35 family ATP-binding protein, whose amino-acid sequence MTPEDVRDILRTVEDPDLGGDIVSLNLVNDLQVDGDTVSVSLALGAPYAPNETAIANRVREALRDEDLTPDISAHTDTDSSVLPGVKNVIAVASGKGGVGKSTVSVNVAAGLADRGARVGLFDADIYGPNVPRMVDADDHPKATQDDTIVPPEKYGMKLMSMAFMVGDDDPVIWRGPMVHKVITQLVEDVEWGALDYLVVDLPPGTGDTQLTMLQTVPLTGAVVVTTPQDVAVDDARKGLRMFGRHDTPVLGIAENMSTFTCPDCGSQHTIFGSGGGEEFADENDLPFLGSLPLDPRVREGGDGGRPIVLDQDSETGDAFRDLAGNVANMTGILNRRSLQ is encoded by the coding sequence ATGACTCCCGAGGACGTACGCGACATCCTCCGCACCGTCGAGGACCCCGACCTCGGCGGCGACATCGTCTCGCTCAACCTCGTCAACGACCTCCAAGTTGACGGCGACACAGTCAGCGTCTCCCTCGCCCTCGGCGCTCCCTACGCCCCCAACGAAACCGCCATCGCGAACCGCGTCCGCGAGGCGCTCCGCGACGAAGACCTCACCCCCGACATCTCCGCTCACACCGACACCGACAGCTCCGTCCTCCCCGGCGTGAAGAACGTCATCGCAGTCGCCTCCGGGAAGGGCGGCGTCGGCAAGAGCACCGTCTCCGTCAACGTCGCCGCCGGCCTCGCCGACCGCGGCGCGCGCGTCGGCCTGTTCGACGCCGACATCTACGGCCCGAACGTCCCCCGAATGGTCGACGCCGACGACCACCCGAAAGCAACCCAGGACGACACCATCGTCCCCCCCGAGAAGTACGGAATGAAACTCATGAGCATGGCGTTCATGGTCGGCGACGACGACCCCGTCATCTGGCGCGGCCCGATGGTTCACAAGGTCATCACCCAGCTCGTCGAAGACGTCGAGTGGGGCGCTCTCGACTACCTCGTCGTCGACCTCCCACCAGGCACCGGCGACACCCAACTCACGATGCTTCAAACCGTCCCGCTCACCGGGGCTGTCGTCGTCACCACCCCCCAAGACGTCGCCGTCGACGACGCCCGCAAGGGCCTCCGGATGTTCGGTAGGCACGACACTCCCGTCCTCGGCATCGCCGAGAACATGAGCACGTTCACGTGCCCCGACTGCGGCAGCCAACACACCATCTTCGGCAGCGGCGGCGGCGAGGAGTTCGCCGACGAGAACGACCTCCCGTTCCTCGGCTCTCTCCCCCTCGACCCTCGCGTACGTGAGGGCGGCGACGGCGGCCGCCCCATCGTCCTCGACCAGGACAGCGAGACCGGCGACGCCTTCCGCGACCTCGCCGGTAACGTCGCCAACATGACCGGGATCCTCAACCGCCGCAGCCTCCAGTAA
- a CDS encoding 2-oxoacid:acceptor oxidoreductase subunit alpha → MTNDELIWRIAGGSGDGIDSTSQNFAKALMRSGLNVFTHRHYPSRIRGGHTYVEIRASDENVRSRGDGYNFLLSLGDSFARNPKEGAYYGEEEIKPLSENLDELREGGVIVYDSGLLDTDDIENFDERVEENNWHVYDLDLRGLAKEHGREIMRNTAGVGATAAIIGFDLDYIEELMADAMSGDILDANIDVLRDAYESVQEDYDVDAHDVSVPDGSHEEEQVLVSGSHGIAYGALDEGCRFISGYPMTPWTDVFTILTQLMPDVGGISEQVEDEIAAAALAVGASHAGVKAMSGSSGGGFALMSEPLGLAEMTETPLVLVESMRAGPSTGMPTKPEQADLEHVLYTSQGDSHRVVFAPSDPIECYEQTRKAFQVAWEYQIPVMVIYDQKLSGEYRNVPASFFDQEANPSLGSTLTEDEIAEAAHDEFGKFERFRHDPENGVSPRSIPGQKGGHFLATGNEHTPEGHISEDPDNRVNQMDRRLRKMRTIRADLDEDERQDTYGDADADFGLVSWGSQTGTVEEAVDRLNDSGYSVKALSVSEMAPFPERKVREFLDSVDEALVVEMSTTAQFRGHIQKETGDYGDLLSSLLKYNGNPFEPAEIVEAAEIEIEDRLDEPSSQTRLEPAAGD, encoded by the coding sequence ATGACTAACGACGAACTCATCTGGCGAATCGCGGGCGGTTCCGGGGACGGAATCGACTCGACCAGCCAGAACTTCGCGAAGGCGCTGATGCGCTCAGGCCTCAACGTCTTCACGCACCGGCACTATCCGTCGCGCATCCGTGGCGGCCACACGTACGTCGAGATTCGCGCGTCGGACGAGAACGTCCGCTCCCGGGGAGACGGCTACAACTTCCTCCTCTCGCTCGGCGACTCCTTCGCCCGGAACCCGAAGGAGGGCGCGTACTACGGCGAGGAGGAAATCAAGCCGCTCTCCGAGAACCTCGACGAGCTCCGCGAGGGCGGCGTCATCGTCTACGACTCCGGCCTCCTCGACACCGACGACATCGAGAACTTCGACGAGCGCGTCGAGGAGAACAACTGGCACGTCTACGACCTGGATCTCCGCGGCCTCGCGAAAGAACACGGCCGCGAGATCATGCGGAACACCGCCGGCGTCGGCGCGACCGCCGCAATCATCGGCTTCGACCTCGACTACATCGAGGAACTGATGGCCGACGCGATGAGCGGCGACATCCTCGACGCAAACATCGACGTGCTCCGCGACGCCTACGAGAGCGTTCAGGAGGACTACGACGTGGACGCCCACGACGTCTCCGTCCCCGATGGCAGCCACGAGGAAGAACAGGTGCTCGTCTCCGGGAGCCACGGCATCGCGTACGGCGCCCTCGACGAGGGCTGCCGATTCATCTCCGGCTACCCGATGACGCCGTGGACGGACGTCTTCACAATCCTCACCCAGCTCATGCCCGACGTGGGCGGTATCAGCGAGCAGGTGGAGGACGAAATCGCGGCGGCGGCGCTCGCGGTCGGCGCAAGCCACGCGGGCGTGAAGGCGATGTCCGGCTCCTCCGGCGGCGGGTTCGCGCTCATGTCGGAGCCGCTCGGCCTCGCCGAGATGACCGAAACACCGCTCGTTCTCGTCGAGTCCATGCGCGCGGGCCCCAGCACGGGGATGCCGACGAAGCCCGAGCAGGCCGACCTCGAGCACGTTCTCTACACGAGTCAGGGCGACAGCCACCGCGTGGTGTTCGCGCCATCGGATCCGATCGAGTGCTACGAGCAGACCCGGAAGGCGTTCCAGGTCGCGTGGGAGTACCAGATTCCGGTGATGGTCATCTACGACCAGAAGCTCTCCGGCGAGTACCGGAACGTCCCCGCGTCGTTCTTCGATCAGGAAGCGAACCCCAGCCTCGGATCGACGCTCACGGAAGACGAAATCGCAGAGGCCGCGCACGACGAATTCGGGAAGTTCGAGCGGTTCCGCCACGACCCCGAGAACGGCGTGAGCCCGCGGTCGATTCCCGGACAGAAGGGCGGGCACTTCCTCGCGACTGGCAACGAACACACTCCGGAGGGGCACATCAGCGAAGACCCCGATAACCGCGTGAACCAGATGGATCGTCGGCTCCGCAAGATGCGAACCATCCGCGCGGACCTCGACGAGGACGAGCGCCAGGACACGTACGGCGACGCCGACGCGGACTTCGGCCTCGTCTCCTGGGGCAGCCAGACGGGGACGGTCGAGGAGGCCGTCGACCGCCTGAACGACTCGGGGTACTCGGTGAAGGCGCTCTCCGTCTCGGAGATGGCGCCGTTCCCGGAGCGGAAGGTGCGTGAGTTCCTCGACAGCGTCGACGAGGCGCTCGTCGTGGAGATGAGCACGACCGCGCAGTTCCGCGGCCACATCCAGAAGGAGACCGGGGACTACGGCGACCTGCTCTCCAGTCTGCTCAAGTACAACGGGAACCCGTTCGAACCCGCGGAGATCGTGGAAGCGGCCGAGATCGAGATCGAGGATCGCCTCGACGAACCATCGAGTCAGACGCGACTCGAACCCGCGGCAGGTGACTAA
- a CDS encoding PKD domain-containing protein yields MVVLLLTLLPATVAASGNERPLAEAGLDQTATRGAPVYLDSTGSYDPDGELAETEWTIHRPNGTTGIPDCATCPTTAFTPRSTGTYAVTVRVTDTDGASATDTLYVTVEPGDPPTVTVDGPDAVRTDHAATYRAAATPGIAALTSISWYVDGTRLRTTTLDETRRTDTLTHYFDGPGDHTVRVRVTDTDDRHATAHTRTSALTGSNTTNQSTDPTAHAPPPLIGQTADADPRLRGPRVLTGAEPLSGTYRVTDAPNNTPTTIHVDGQRRHFGRTATLTLQPGIHDIAATVDTTTIRFPDNTTTVIADPAPTVAINDIQTGPGITISASATDALDNLDTLTISIDGRSVYHRARTDLDHIKHRHTTLRTTYRRAAIEPGNHTVTITATDTRNQTTTETKTVSAPRPPEIISARFTEREDNRTAYDHRLPPESYTAHHITRIALNGATPADVTLVSTPTVTDVLELPTHVHERNRAYNRQTDILTVHTYWAADIPKVGQVSHAVNWRGTLVSKSTQQSFKAHPSDPVIRYTIDSEGVTGNFDQRGIVINASKTFDPDDTNLTFYWKGGATALDVSPKVAKTESHYRSTLVVHDNNKGKSEQTYSFLDGYVPEIETITEVSVGPYRLNDSVLFRVSSIAAMLPKNTYELNLDIGVRVPGSGHVLSWKKEYGLVYDGPRRGTGVQFSGTVSVPVEAFENGQPVVELFNKNGGSWNVVRKPLPSISKIPHGKPIVADDTVVDAEYLVESPTYTTQVVRSEQKKNELLGSGYAITRKERVGTLYTVEERRLVRSAQYETRYKTFSQQGYLEAFLSVNEAWREGPSSMTLEERSVTESEWRDSRSGKGRFTGETRRVLIDDADYQTYRQYRYDRRVERTGTKTVTRYRMGRVPYEVTEQVRRCNDFFGCYWATVTETRWKTVYESYQTTVSYTYWTTESETYWGLSKRSWDHEFTGRTSRVKVQNARYGTEYRYSYERTYTERVTTYTATRQVQTAPATYKWVTTDTTRSVLDAAALATDPTRRISDSEPTFEWTLRKQTGTQTEWVDEPASKSAVSKTKLTVRQEIVIPYVNEELRTFTPETIVNTTTKTVSGYEPVE; encoded by the coding sequence GTGGTTGTCCTCCTCCTCACTCTCCTCCCGGCGACCGTCGCCGCCAGCGGGAACGAACGGCCACTCGCGGAAGCCGGCCTCGACCAGACCGCCACGCGCGGCGCTCCGGTTTACCTCGACTCCACAGGCTCCTACGACCCCGACGGCGAACTCGCCGAAACGGAGTGGACGATACACCGCCCGAACGGTACGACAGGCATCCCGGACTGCGCGACCTGCCCCACCACCGCGTTCACGCCGCGGTCGACCGGTACCTACGCCGTCACCGTCCGCGTCACCGACACCGACGGCGCCAGCGCGACCGACACCCTCTACGTCACCGTCGAACCCGGCGACCCACCGACGGTCACGGTCGACGGCCCTGACGCCGTCCGAACCGACCACGCCGCGACCTACCGCGCCGCCGCCACCCCGGGAATCGCCGCGCTCACCAGCATCTCGTGGTACGTCGACGGCACCCGCCTCCGAACGACGACGCTCGACGAGACTCGACGAACCGACACGCTCACCCATTACTTCGACGGGCCCGGCGACCACACCGTCCGCGTTCGCGTCACCGACACCGACGACCGCCACGCGACCGCCCACACACGCACGAGCGCGCTCACCGGTAGTAACACGACGAACCAAAGCACCGACCCGACGGCACACGCACCGCCGCCACTCATCGGACAGACAGCAGATGCTGACCCCCGCCTCCGCGGCCCACGAGTGCTCACCGGCGCCGAACCCCTCAGCGGAACCTACCGCGTAACCGACGCTCCCAACAACACACCCACGACGATACACGTCGACGGCCAGCGACGACACTTCGGCCGAACCGCGACACTCACGCTCCAACCCGGCATCCACGACATCGCCGCCACCGTCGACACCACGACCATTCGATTCCCCGACAACACCACCACCGTCATCGCCGACCCTGCCCCCACAGTCGCGATCAACGACATCCAGACTGGCCCCGGAATCACTATTTCCGCGAGCGCCACCGACGCGCTCGACAACCTCGACACGCTCACCATCAGCATCGACGGCAGATCAGTCTACCACCGCGCTCGAACCGACCTCGACCACATCAAACACAGGCACACCACCCTCCGCACTACCTACCGCCGAGCGGCCATCGAACCCGGCAACCACACCGTCACCATCACCGCAACCGACACCAGAAATCAAACCACCACCGAGACCAAAACCGTCTCCGCACCCCGCCCACCTGAAATCATCTCTGCCAGATTCACCGAACGCGAAGACAACAGAACCGCCTACGACCACCGACTTCCACCCGAAAGCTACACCGCTCACCACATCACCAGAATCGCCCTCAACGGAGCGACACCCGCGGACGTAACTCTCGTCAGTACTCCGACCGTCACCGACGTCCTCGAGCTTCCGACACACGTACACGAACGCAACCGAGCCTATAACCGGCAAACAGACATCCTCACTGTTCACACGTACTGGGCAGCTGATATCCCCAAAGTCGGACAAGTCTCCCACGCGGTCAACTGGCGCGGAACACTCGTCTCGAAATCTACCCAACAATCGTTCAAAGCACACCCCAGCGACCCCGTAATCCGATACACTATCGACAGCGAAGGCGTCACCGGAAACTTCGATCAGCGTGGAATAGTGATTAACGCCAGCAAAACGTTCGATCCAGACGATACAAATCTAACATTTTACTGGAAGGGTGGCGCGACAGCTCTTGATGTCTCTCCGAAAGTGGCGAAGACAGAGTCTCATTACCGCTCCACGCTGGTCGTTCACGACAATAATAAGGGTAAGTCGGAGCAGACCTACAGTTTCTTGGATGGGTATGTTCCCGAGATAGAGACTATTACTGAGGTTTCCGTCGGCCCGTATCGGTTGAACGACTCAGTTCTGTTCCGTGTTTCTTCGATTGCGGCGATGTTGCCGAAGAATACCTACGAGTTGAATTTGGATATTGGGGTTCGTGTACCGGGTAGCGGTCACGTCCTTTCTTGGAAGAAGGAATACGGACTAGTCTACGATGGGCCGCGAAGAGGAACTGGCGTCCAGTTCAGCGGAACGGTTTCGGTTCCAGTTGAAGCGTTCGAAAATGGCCAACCAGTGGTCGAATTGTTCAACAAGAACGGAGGGAGTTGGAACGTAGTGCGAAAGCCTCTGCCGAGTATCTCCAAAATTCCGCACGGTAAACCGATAGTGGCAGACGATACAGTCGTTGACGCGGAGTACTTGGTAGAATCGCCCACCTACACCACCCAGGTGGTTCGGAGTGAGCAGAAGAAGAACGAACTGCTCGGGTCGGGGTACGCTATCACGCGGAAGGAGCGAGTTGGAACGCTGTATACTGTGGAGGAGCGTCGGCTCGTTCGGTCTGCCCAGTACGAGACGAGGTACAAGACGTTCAGTCAGCAGGGATATTTGGAGGCGTTTCTGTCGGTGAACGAGGCGTGGCGCGAGGGGCCGTCGTCGATGACGCTCGAGGAGCGGTCGGTGACCGAGTCCGAGTGGCGGGATTCGCGCTCGGGGAAGGGACGGTTTACGGGGGAGACACGCCGTGTACTCATCGACGACGCGGATTACCAGACGTACCGACAGTACCGGTACGACCGTCGCGTTGAACGAACCGGAACGAAGACCGTGACGCGGTATCGGATGGGTCGAGTCCCGTACGAGGTCACGGAACAGGTCCGGCGGTGTAACGACTTCTTCGGGTGCTACTGGGCGACCGTCACCGAGACACGGTGGAAGACCGTCTATGAATCGTACCAGACGACCGTCTCCTACACGTACTGGACGACTGAGTCCGAGACGTACTGGGGCCTGTCCAAGCGGAGCTGGGACCACGAGTTCACCGGGCGAACCTCACGAGTGAAGGTTCAAAACGCCCGATACGGCACAGAATACCGATACAGCTACGAACGAACGTACACCGAACGTGTGACGACGTACACCGCGACCCGGCAAGTGCAGACCGCCCCAGCGACCTACAAGTGGGTCACCACGGATACGACGAGAAGCGTGCTCGATGCCGCAGCGCTTGCTACCGATCCGACTCGTCGAATCAGCGACTCAGAACCGACGTTCGAGTGGACGTTACGGAAACAAACCGGCACACAGACCGAGTGGGTGGACGAGCCAGCCAGTAAATCGGCAGTCAGCAAGACGAAGCTCACTGTCCGTCAAGAGATCGTCATCCCGTACGTGAACGAGGAACTACGCACGTTCACCCCCGAGACAATCGTCAACACCACGACGAAAACGGTCAGTGGATACGAACCAGTAGAATAA
- a CDS encoding pyridoxal phosphate-dependent aminotransferase, with product MPSERATRTTPFTAMSVLERASEMEGVVHMEVGEPDFEPPAAAIEAAAAALRDGPTEYTSSRGKQSLRDAISDYYDRRYGVDVPADRIIVTPGSSPALLLSMLTVVDPGEEVVLTDPYYACYPNFVRQAGGEISTVPLDPNAGFAPDVDAFQSAITRDTAAALVNSPSNPTGAVMSDDSLEAIAERARRTDTRLVSDEVYHGLTYDDDEHSVLEYTEDAIVLDGVSKRYGMTGWRLGWMVAPPDLVDTLNRLAQNIVICAPNHVQDGAEAALRMGDGWLDDIKETYRERRDFLVDAAADLGLSMDYTPGGAYYLLLDVSHLPGDAFEVADVFLEEAGVAMTPGPDFGEHAEDTLRASYATSTSDLEEAVSRLDELLSQTTI from the coding sequence ATGCCCTCGGAGCGTGCGACTCGCACGACACCGTTCACAGCGATGTCCGTCCTCGAACGTGCCAGCGAAATGGAGGGAGTCGTCCACATGGAAGTGGGCGAACCCGACTTCGAACCCCCCGCGGCGGCAATCGAGGCGGCGGCAGCGGCGCTCCGGGACGGCCCGACGGAGTACACGTCGAGCCGCGGAAAACAGAGCCTGCGGGACGCCATCAGCGACTACTACGACCGCCGGTATGGCGTCGACGTGCCCGCAGACCGCATCATCGTCACGCCCGGTTCGTCGCCCGCACTCCTCCTCTCGATGCTCACGGTCGTGGATCCCGGGGAGGAGGTCGTGCTCACCGACCCCTACTACGCGTGCTACCCGAACTTCGTCCGGCAGGCCGGCGGCGAGATCTCGACGGTGCCGCTCGACCCCAACGCGGGGTTCGCGCCCGACGTGGACGCGTTCCAGTCCGCCATCACGCGCGACACCGCCGCGGCGCTCGTGAACTCGCCGAGCAACCCCACGGGTGCGGTGATGAGCGACGACAGCCTGGAAGCGATCGCGGAGCGCGCGCGGCGAACCGACACTCGCCTCGTCTCCGACGAGGTCTACCACGGCCTCACGTACGACGACGACGAGCATTCCGTCCTCGAATACACCGAGGACGCCATCGTCCTGGACGGCGTGTCGAAGCGCTACGGAATGACGGGGTGGCGGCTCGGCTGGATGGTCGCACCGCCCGACCTCGTCGATACGCTGAACCGGCTCGCGCAGAACATCGTCATCTGCGCGCCCAACCACGTTCAGGACGGCGCGGAGGCCGCACTCCGCATGGGCGACGGCTGGCTCGACGACATCAAAGAGACGTATCGGGAGCGCCGCGACTTCCTCGTGGACGCCGCCGCCGACCTCGGCCTGTCGATGGACTACACGCCGGGCGGCGCGTACTACCTCCTGCTCGACGTGAGCCACCTCCCCGGCGACGCGTTCGAGGTCGCGGACGTGTTTCTCGAAGAAGCCGGCGTCGCGATGACTCCCGGCCCCGACTTCGGCGAACACGCGGAGGACACGCTCAGAGCGTCCTACGCGACGAGCACGAGCGACCTCGAAGAAGCCGTCTCCCGGCTAGACGAGCTCCTCTCCCAGACCACTATTTGA